A region of Paucidesulfovibrio gracilis DSM 16080 DNA encodes the following proteins:
- a CDS encoding septal ring lytic transglycosylase RlpA family protein: MRRTVHCAGALALVICGVFLLTGVGCVQKKRIYSEPPHYSSAPAPRQAATQAAGTTAATAAPASPQPAAKAQPTSTTLQPTPNAATAADQPERLEGLASWIADDFHGLRTASGELYDKEALTGAHRTLPMNTRVEVTNLENGRSIVVRINDRGPFKQERIIDVSRRAAEQLGMIGPGVIKVRLRVLDGMATAGDGALAAPGTAAPQPAQTSEPATQTADQTTRSMDSTAKATTTTPCWYVQVGAFEDRENAKRALAELYAKGYEQSRIAEMAQDGLYRVQAGTFTDRPEAETVLDQLKTNYPASFVLSSDSIQP; this comes from the coding sequence ATGCGACGTACCGTCCATTGCGCGGGTGCCTTGGCACTGGTGATCTGTGGCGTTTTCCTGTTGACCGGCGTAGGCTGTGTTCAGAAAAAACGTATTTATTCCGAGCCGCCGCACTACTCTAGTGCTCCGGCTCCACGCCAGGCCGCAACGCAAGCAGCCGGTACCACGGCCGCCACTGCTGCACCGGCATCACCACAACCCGCAGCCAAAGCCCAGCCCACGTCCACAACGTTGCAACCCACGCCCAACGCCGCCACAGCAGCCGATCAACCGGAACGGCTCGAGGGGCTGGCTTCCTGGATTGCCGACGACTTCCACGGCCTGCGCACGGCCAGCGGCGAACTCTACGACAAAGAAGCACTCACCGGAGCGCACCGCACCCTGCCCATGAATACCCGGGTGGAAGTGACCAACCTGGAAAACGGTCGGTCCATCGTGGTGCGCATCAATGACCGCGGCCCGTTCAAGCAGGAACGGATCATTGATGTTTCCCGCCGGGCCGCAGAGCAACTCGGCATGATCGGCCCGGGCGTGATCAAAGTTCGACTGCGCGTCTTGGACGGCATGGCCACAGCAGGGGACGGCGCCCTCGCAGCCCCAGGCACGGCCGCACCGCAGCCCGCCCAAACGTCCGAACCGGCCACGCAGACCGCGGACCAGACCACGCGGAGCATGGACTCGACGGCAAAGGCCACCACCACGACCCCGTGCTGGTATGTGCAGGTGGGGGCGTTCGAGGACCGTGAAAACGCCAAACGCGCCCTGGCGGAGTTATACGCCAAGGGCTACGAGCAGTCGCGCATCGCGGAAATGGCCCAGGATGGACTATACCGCGTTCAGGCCGGTACCTTTACGGACCGGCCCGAAGCGGAAACCGTGCTGGATCAGCTGAAGACAAATTATCCGGCCAGCTTTGTGCTTAGCTCGGATTCAATTC
- a CDS encoding cell division protein FtsX: MILRLLRLIGRGVRESFLHPWAQLFTLSAVTMAAVLAGIFLLLLHNVNQELIRNRGAVEFQIFWRHNADMDVVRGQWERMASMDHLKELETFTPERALRELSRDLSGQSALDWLEEENPLPPSAFLAFNIPPGDHSEVWAKGLLAELRVLPEVQAVHYNPMQLDLAKSWLAVSHSVIWPVVGFLALVVALVVGNTVKLSMLTRKDEIEILSLVGARPWYIRAPLLASGAFTGLVSSGLALGLLRLLHLRLEHVLDFPPVFLVISFFPTQHCLLLAGVVTLVCVAGSWVAVRH, encoded by the coding sequence GTGATACTGCGCCTGCTTCGACTGATCGGACGCGGCGTGCGGGAATCCTTTCTGCACCCTTGGGCGCAACTGTTCACGCTCAGTGCCGTGACCATGGCCGCGGTTTTGGCCGGGATCTTTTTGTTGTTGCTGCACAACGTGAACCAGGAGTTGATCCGCAATCGCGGCGCCGTGGAATTTCAAATTTTCTGGCGGCACAATGCGGACATGGACGTGGTGCGCGGGCAGTGGGAACGGATGGCCTCCATGGACCATCTTAAGGAGCTGGAAACCTTTACGCCGGAACGGGCCTTGCGCGAACTCTCCAGGGATCTTTCCGGTCAAAGCGCCCTGGACTGGCTGGAGGAGGAAAACCCCCTGCCCCCATCCGCGTTTCTGGCCTTCAACATTCCACCCGGCGATCACAGCGAAGTCTGGGCCAAAGGGCTGCTCGCGGAACTGCGCGTGCTGCCCGAGGTGCAGGCCGTACATTACAACCCCATGCAATTGGATCTCGCCAAAAGCTGGCTGGCCGTGTCGCACTCCGTGATCTGGCCCGTGGTGGGCTTTTTGGCCCTGGTGGTGGCGCTGGTGGTGGGCAACACCGTGAAGCTCTCCATGCTCACCCGCAAGGATGAGATTGAAATCCTCTCCCTGGTGGGAGCCAGACCCTGGTATATCCGCGCTCCGCTGCTGGCGTCCGGCGCGTTCACCGGTTTGGTTTCCAGCGGTCTGGCCCTGGGGCTGCTGCGGTTGCTGCATCTGCGCCTGGAACATGTCCTGGATTTTCCGCCCGTGTTCCTGGTGATTTCCTTTTTCCCCACACAGCATTGCCTGCTGCTCGCCGGGGTGGTCACACTGGTTTGCGTGGCGGGTTCCTGGGTCGCGGTTCGGCACTAA
- the ftsE gene encoding cell division ATP-binding protein FtsE → MVEFKRVSHVFGSSWALKDVSFALDKGGFLFLTGHSGAGKTTLLRLMYAGLPLKRGHASVAGFDLRKLRRGHVPELRRRVSVIFQDFKILAQRSVFDNVALALEVRGVSRQHLERRVRAIVRALGLENKSYTRCGHLSGGEQQRVAIARSMVVNPKLILADEPTGNLDADLSTDLINIFKQFNSYGTTVIMATHNRHILDMVPDAHVLHLENGQVTETTLPNQAPAEPGGLL, encoded by the coding sequence ATGGTGGAATTCAAACGGGTCTCCCATGTGTTCGGCTCCAGTTGGGCGCTCAAGGATGTTTCCTTTGCTTTGGACAAGGGCGGCTTTTTATTTCTTACCGGCCATTCCGGCGCAGGCAAGACCACTCTGCTGCGGCTCATGTATGCGGGGCTGCCCCTCAAGCGTGGACACGCCTCTGTGGCTGGATTCGATTTACGCAAGCTGCGCCGGGGGCATGTACCCGAGCTGCGGCGGCGGGTCAGTGTCATTTTTCAGGATTTCAAGATCCTGGCCCAGCGCTCGGTGTTTGACAACGTGGCCCTTGCCCTGGAAGTACGCGGGGTATCGCGTCAGCATCTGGAACGGCGCGTGCGGGCCATAGTGCGCGCCCTGGGCCTGGAAAACAAAAGCTACACCCGCTGCGGTCATCTTTCCGGCGGCGAACAGCAACGCGTGGCCATTGCCCGTTCCATGGTGGTGAACCCCAAGCTGATCCTGGCGGACGAACCCACCGGCAACCTGGACGCGGACCTGAGCACGGATCTGATCAACATCTTTAAACAATTCAATTCCTACGGCACCACTGTGATCATGGCCACCCACAACCGGCACATCCTGGACATGGTGCCGGACGCCCATGTGCTGCACCTGGAAAACGGACAGGTGACCGAAACCACCCTGCCGAACCAGGCGCCGGCCGAACCAGGGGGACTGCTGTGA
- a CDS encoding bacterioferritin — protein MPKVSKEEREARKAKVVEVLNQARAMELTAITQYMNQHYGLDDMDYGELAKNMKLIAIDEMRHAEMFAERIKELGGEPVSLADGDIEKRQPVQTIFPFDSELEDDTIAAYNDFLLVCRENGDSVSMKLFETIIEEEQEHYNYFDSVAGHIEDLGETYLSKIAGTSASTGGTQKGFVLGGE, from the coding sequence ATGCCGAAAGTAAGCAAAGAAGAACGCGAGGCCCGCAAGGCCAAGGTCGTGGAAGTACTCAACCAGGCCCGCGCCATGGAATTGACCGCCATCACACAGTACATGAACCAGCATTACGGTCTGGACGACATGGACTACGGCGAACTGGCCAAGAACATGAAGCTCATCGCCATTGACGAAATGCGCCACGCCGAGATGTTCGCGGAGCGCATCAAGGAGCTGGGCGGCGAGCCTGTTTCCCTTGCGGACGGGGACATTGAAAAACGCCAGCCCGTGCAGACTATCTTCCCCTTTGACTCCGAACTGGAAGACGACACCATTGCGGCCTACAATGACTTTCTGCTGGTCTGTAGGGAAAACGGCGACAGCGTGAGCATGAAACTCTTTGAAACCATCATTGAGGAAGAGCAGGAACATTACAATTACTTTGACAGTGTTGCCGGACACATCGAAGACCTGGGCGAGACCTACCTCTCCAAAATCGCGGGGACGTCCGCTTCCACGGGCGGCACGCAAAAGGGGTTCGTGCTGGGCGGCGAATAA
- a CDS encoding methylenetetrahydrofolate reductase has protein sequence MQERIPDLIRPGTPFVSFEFFPPRDEEARQRMLRVGEELKVLHPLFVSVTCGAGGGGGRGTLQAANMLHTALGYRVMPHLTCCGLEPKGVDDALAQFQANGINNVLALRGDGTDGNGPDGDAPLQHASDLVEHIRKSYPDIALGVAAYPEPHPQSPSVQADIDMLRFKLDAGSDFGVTQLFFDNRRYFDMVERLADQGCHKPVIPGIMPLRTMASARRILSLCGAAIPGNLYAALEKAHAQGGDDAVREVGTAHAVQQVQGLLNGGAPGIHLYPLNQSSQCLDVAQQAGLLG, from the coding sequence GCCAGCGCATGCTGCGCGTGGGGGAGGAGCTTAAGGTGCTGCACCCCTTGTTCGTTTCCGTGACTTGCGGAGCCGGGGGCGGCGGAGGACGCGGCACGTTGCAGGCGGCCAACATGCTGCACACCGCTCTGGGGTACAGAGTTATGCCGCACCTGACCTGTTGCGGTCTCGAGCCAAAAGGCGTGGACGACGCCCTCGCCCAATTCCAGGCCAACGGGATAAACAATGTCCTGGCGCTTCGCGGCGACGGCACCGACGGCAACGGTCCGGACGGGGACGCTCCCTTGCAGCACGCGTCGGACCTGGTGGAGCACATCCGCAAGTCATACCCGGACATAGCCCTGGGCGTGGCCGCGTATCCGGAACCGCATCCGCAATCCCCCAGCGTACAGGCCGATATTGATATGCTCCGGTTCAAGCTTGATGCGGGATCGGATTTCGGCGTGACCCAGCTTTTCTTCGACAACCGCCGCTACTTCGACATGGTGGAACGGCTGGCGGATCAGGGATGTCATAAGCCGGTGATTCCAGGAATCATGCCCTTGCGAACCATGGCCTCGGCACGGCGCATCCTCTCTCTGTGCGGCGCGGCCATTCCGGGAAATCTATACGCCGCCCTGGAAAAAGCCCACGCCCAAGGCGGAGATGACGCCGTGCGCGAAGTGGGAACCGCCCACGCCGTGCAGCAAGTGCAGGGGCTGCTGAACGGCGGTGCCCCTGGAATCCACCTCTATCCCCTGAACCAGTCGTCCCAATGCCTGGACGTGGCGCAACAAGCGGGATTGCTGGGGTAA